A portion of the Streptomyces platensis genome contains these proteins:
- a CDS encoding sulfate adenylyltransferase subunit 1, protein MSTTTSAIDAVAAGATSLLRFATAGSVDDGKSTLVGRLLHDSKSVLADQLEAVEHASRNRGQETPDLALLTDGLRAEREQGITIDVAYRYFATPRRRFILADTPGHVQYTRNMVTGASTAELAVVLVDARNGVVEQTRRHAAVAALLRVPHVVLAVNKMDLVDYAEPVFAAIAEEFTTYAASLGVPEITAIPISALAGDNVVTPSANMDWYGGPTVLEHLETVAVVADPSDDPGRFPVQYVIRPQTAEHPDYRGYAGQIASGVLRVGDAVTVLPSGRTSTIEAIDALGQAVDVAWAPQSVTVRLADDIDVSRGDLIAPTAIAPGVSQDIEATVCHVADRPLTVGRRVLLKHTTRTVKAIVKDIPSRLTLDDLSQHPAPGELAANDIGRIVLRTAEPLALDAYADSRRTGSFLLIDPSDGTTLTAGMAGSAFAEAAEETAAAGTADDEGWDF, encoded by the coding sequence ATGAGCACGACCACGAGCGCGATCGACGCCGTTGCCGCGGGTGCCACCTCGCTGCTGCGTTTCGCCACCGCCGGATCCGTCGACGACGGCAAGTCCACCCTGGTGGGGCGGCTGCTGCACGACTCCAAGTCGGTGCTCGCCGACCAGCTGGAGGCCGTCGAGCACGCCTCCCGCAACCGCGGGCAGGAGACGCCCGACCTGGCGCTGCTGACCGACGGGCTGCGCGCCGAGCGCGAGCAGGGCATCACCATCGATGTCGCCTACCGCTACTTCGCCACCCCGCGCCGCCGCTTCATCCTGGCGGACACCCCCGGGCATGTGCAGTACACCCGCAACATGGTCACCGGCGCCTCCACCGCCGAGCTGGCCGTGGTGCTGGTCGACGCCCGCAACGGTGTCGTCGAGCAGACCCGCCGGCACGCCGCGGTGGCCGCCCTGCTGCGCGTCCCGCATGTCGTCCTGGCCGTCAACAAGATGGACCTGGTCGACTACGCCGAGCCCGTCTTCGCCGCCATCGCCGAGGAGTTCACGACCTACGCGGCCTCGCTGGGCGTCCCGGAGATCACCGCGATCCCGATCTCGGCGCTGGCCGGCGACAACGTCGTGACGCCGTCCGCCAATATGGACTGGTACGGCGGCCCGACCGTGCTGGAGCACCTGGAGACCGTCGCCGTCGTCGCCGACCCGTCGGACGACCCCGGCCGCTTCCCGGTCCAGTACGTGATCCGTCCGCAGACCGCCGAACACCCCGACTACCGCGGCTACGCGGGCCAGATCGCCTCCGGTGTGCTGCGCGTCGGCGACGCCGTCACCGTGCTGCCCTCGGGCCGGACGAGCACCATCGAGGCGATCGACGCGCTCGGCCAGGCCGTGGACGTCGCCTGGGCGCCGCAGTCGGTCACCGTCCGGCTCGCCGACGACATCGACGTCTCGCGCGGCGACCTGATCGCCCCGACGGCCATCGCGCCGGGTGTCTCGCAGGACATCGAGGCGACCGTCTGCCATGTGGCGGACCGTCCGCTGACCGTCGGCCGGCGGGTGCTGCTCAAGCACACCACCCGCACGGTCAAGGCGATCGTCAAGGACATCCCGTCCCGGCTGACCCTGGACGACCTCTCCCAGCACCCGGCGCCCGGTGAGCTGGCCGCCAACGACATCGGGCGGATCGTGCTGCGCACCGCGGAGCCGCTGGCGCTGGACGCCTACGCCGACTCCCGCCGCACCGGCTCCTTCCTGCTGATCGACCCGTCCGACGGGACGACGCTGACCGCGGGCATGGCGGGCAGCGCCTTCGCGGAGGCGGCCGAAGAGACCGCCGCGGCCGGGACGGCGGACGACGAGGGATGGGACTTCTGA
- the cysD gene encoding sulfate adenylyltransferase subunit CysD — protein sequence MTTTAAVTDDLDNPYALSHLDALESEAVHIFREVAGEFERPVILFSGGKDSIVMLHLALKAFAPAAVPFSLLHVDTGHNFPEVLDYRDRTVERHGLRLHVASVQDFIDRGELRERPDGTRNPLQTVPLLDAIDKGRFDAVFGGGRRDEEKARAKERVFSLRDEFGGWDPRRQRPELWQLYNGKHSPGEHVRVFPLSNWTELDVWQYIAREKIELPAIYYAHEREVFARNGMWLSPGEWGGPKDGESLETRQVRYRTVGDMSCTGAVDSDADTIEAVITEIAASRLTERGATRADDKMSEAAMEDRKREGYF from the coding sequence ATGACCACCACCGCTGCCGTGACCGACGACCTCGACAACCCCTACGCGCTGTCGCACCTGGACGCGCTGGAGTCCGAGGCGGTGCACATCTTCCGTGAGGTGGCGGGGGAGTTCGAGCGGCCGGTGATCCTGTTCTCCGGTGGCAAGGACTCCATCGTCATGCTGCATCTGGCGCTGAAGGCGTTCGCGCCGGCCGCGGTGCCGTTCTCGCTGCTGCACGTCGACACCGGGCACAACTTCCCCGAGGTCCTCGACTACCGCGACCGCACGGTGGAGCGGCACGGACTGCGGCTGCACGTCGCCTCCGTACAGGACTTCATCGACCGCGGTGAGCTGCGCGAGCGCCCCGACGGCACCCGTAACCCGCTCCAGACCGTCCCGCTGCTGGACGCCATCGACAAGGGCCGCTTCGACGCGGTCTTCGGCGGCGGCCGCCGGGACGAGGAGAAGGCGCGCGCCAAGGAGCGGGTGTTCTCGCTGCGCGACGAATTCGGCGGCTGGGACCCGCGCCGGCAGCGTCCCGAGCTGTGGCAGCTCTACAACGGCAAGCACTCCCCCGGTGAGCATGTCCGGGTCTTCCCGCTGTCCAACTGGACCGAGCTGGACGTGTGGCAGTACATAGCCCGCGAGAAGATCGAGCTGCCCGCCATCTACTACGCCCACGAGCGTGAGGTCTTCGCCCGCAACGGCATGTGGCTGTCGCCCGGTGAGTGGGGCGGCCCCAAGGACGGCGAGAGCCTGGAGACCCGGCAGGTGCGCTACCGCACGGTCGGCGACATGTCCTGCACCGGCGCCGTCGACTCCGACGCGGACACCATCGAGGCCGTGATCACGGAGATCGCCGCGTCCCGGCTGACCGAGCGGGGCGCAACGAGGGCCGACGACAAGATGTCCGAGGCCGCCATGGAGGACCGCAAGCGCGAGGGGTACTTCTAA
- the cysC gene encoding adenylyl-sulfate kinase produces the protein MTGATIWLTGLPSAGKTTLAHELAGRLRGEGHRVEVLDGDEIREFLSAGLGFSRADRHTNVQRIGFVAELLASNGVKALVPVIAPYTESREAVRKRHQSEGTAYLEVHVATPVEVCSERDVKGLYAKQAAGEISGLTGVDDPYEAPESPDLRLESHTQTVQESAAALHTLLTERGLA, from the coding sequence ATGACGGGCGCCACGATCTGGCTGACCGGTCTGCCGAGCGCGGGCAAGACGACCCTCGCGCACGAGCTGGCCGGCCGGCTGCGCGGCGAGGGCCACCGGGTCGAGGTGCTCGACGGTGACGAGATCCGCGAGTTCCTGTCCGCGGGACTGGGCTTCAGCCGCGCGGACCGGCACACCAACGTCCAGCGCATCGGTTTCGTGGCCGAGCTGCTGGCGAGCAACGGCGTCAAGGCGCTGGTGCCGGTGATCGCGCCGTACACGGAGAGCCGCGAGGCGGTGCGCAAGCGCCACCAGAGCGAGGGCACCGCCTACCTGGAGGTGCATGTGGCCACGCCCGTCGAGGTGTGCTCCGAGCGGGATGTGAAGGGCCTGTACGCCAAGCAGGCGGCGGGCGAGATCTCCGGGCTCACCGGCGTGGACGACCCGTACGAGGCTCCCGAGTCGCCCGATCTGCGCCTGGAGTCGCACACCCAGACCGTGCAGGAGTCCGCGGCGGCGCTGCACACGCTGCTCACCGAAAGGGGACTGGCATGA
- a CDS encoding phosphoadenylyl-sulfate reductase, translating to MTNAADLKQLAEQAGRDLEDAPALAILTWAAETFGPRFCVTSSMEDAVVAHLASRAFPGVDVVFLDTGYHFPETLGTRDAVAEVMDVNLLTLTPVQTVAEQDAEYGPKLHDRDPDLCCALRKVKPLEEGLAGYDAWATGLRRDESPTRANTPVVGWDPKRQKVKVSPIARWTQADVDAYVAEHGVLTNPLLTDGYASVGCAPCTRRVLEGEDARAGRWAGSNKTECGLH from the coding sequence GTGACCAACGCTGCCGACCTGAAGCAGCTCGCCGAGCAGGCGGGCCGTGACCTGGAGGACGCGCCCGCACTGGCGATCCTCACGTGGGCCGCCGAGACCTTCGGTCCGCGCTTCTGCGTCACCTCCTCGATGGAGGACGCGGTCGTCGCGCATCTGGCGTCGCGGGCGTTCCCCGGCGTGGACGTGGTCTTCCTCGACACCGGCTACCACTTCCCCGAGACCCTCGGGACCCGCGATGCGGTGGCCGAGGTGATGGACGTCAACCTGCTCACCCTGACCCCGGTGCAGACGGTGGCCGAGCAGGACGCCGAGTACGGCCCGAAGCTGCACGACCGCGACCCCGACCTGTGCTGCGCGCTGCGGAAGGTCAAGCCCCTCGAAGAGGGCCTGGCCGGCTACGACGCCTGGGCGACGGGGCTGCGCCGGGACGAGTCGCCGACCCGGGCGAACACCCCGGTCGTCGGCTGGGACCCGAAGCGTCAGAAGGTCAAGGTGTCGCCGATCGCCCGCTGGACGCAGGCCGACGTGGACGCGTACGTGGCCGAGCACGGGGTGCTCACCAACCCGCTGCTGACGGACGGCTACGCCTCCGTCGGCTGCGCGCCCTGCACCCGCCGGGTGCTGGAGGGCGAGGACGCCAGGGCCGGCCGCTGGGCCGGCAGCAACAAGACCGAGTGCGGGCTGCACTGA
- a CDS encoding nitrite/sulfite reductase codes for MAASSEVPAAATTRRKAGRHRGEGQWAVGHFTPLNGNEQFKKDDDGLNVRTRIETIYSKAGFDSIDPNDLRGRMRWWGLYTQRKPGIDGGKTAVLEPEELDDKHFMLRVRIDGGRLSVAQLRAIGEVSEEYARGTADITDRQNIQLHWIRIEDVPAIWEKLEAVGLSTTEACGDCPRVIIGSPVAGIAADEIIDGTPAVDEIHERYIGSKEFSNLPRKFKTAISGSPVQDVVHEINDVAFVGVVHPEHGPGFDLWVGGGLSTNPKLAQRLGTWVPLDEVADVWAGVVGIFRDYGYRRLRTRARLKFLMADWGPEKFRQVLEDEYLQRKLADGPAPEEPASKWRDHIGVHQQQDGRFYVGFAPRVGRVDGTTLTKIAELAAAHGSDRLRTTVEQKMLILDVTQDQVDSLVAGLEALDFQVTPSPFRRGTMACTGIEFCKLAIVETKGRGASLIDELERRMPDFQEPVTINLNGCPNACARIQVADIGLKGQLVLDDEGNQVEGYQVHLGGALGLEAGFGRKVRGLKVTADELPDYVERVLRNFEAQREEGERFATWAARAEEGALK; via the coding sequence ATGGCCGCCTCCTCCGAAGTCCCCGCAGCTGCCACGACCCGCCGCAAGGCCGGACGCCACCGCGGTGAGGGCCAGTGGGCCGTTGGCCACTTCACGCCGCTCAACGGCAACGAGCAGTTCAAGAAGGACGATGACGGTCTCAATGTGCGGACACGCATTGAGACGATCTACTCCAAGGCCGGTTTCGACTCGATCGACCCCAACGACCTGCGCGGGCGGATGCGTTGGTGGGGGCTGTACACCCAGCGCAAGCCCGGGATCGATGGCGGCAAGACCGCGGTCCTGGAGCCCGAGGAGCTGGACGACAAGCACTTCATGCTGCGGGTGCGCATCGACGGCGGACGGCTGAGCGTGGCCCAGCTGCGCGCCATCGGCGAGGTCTCCGAGGAGTACGCCCGCGGCACCGCGGACATCACCGACCGGCAGAACATCCAGCTGCACTGGATCCGCATCGAGGACGTCCCCGCCATCTGGGAGAAGCTGGAGGCCGTCGGGCTCTCCACGACCGAGGCGTGCGGTGACTGCCCGCGCGTGATCATCGGTTCCCCGGTGGCCGGGATCGCGGCGGACGAGATCATCGACGGCACCCCGGCCGTCGACGAGATCCACGAGCGCTACATCGGCAGCAAGGAATTCTCCAACCTGCCGCGCAAGTTCAAGACCGCGATCTCCGGCTCGCCGGTGCAGGACGTGGTCCACGAGATCAACGACGTGGCCTTCGTCGGCGTCGTCCACCCCGAGCACGGCCCCGGCTTCGACCTCTGGGTCGGCGGCGGGCTGTCCACCAACCCCAAGCTCGCCCAGCGCCTGGGCACCTGGGTGCCGCTGGACGAGGTCGCGGACGTCTGGGCCGGTGTCGTCGGCATCTTCCGTGACTACGGCTACCGCCGGCTGCGCACCCGCGCCCGGCTGAAGTTCCTGATGGCCGACTGGGGCCCGGAGAAGTTCCGCCAGGTGCTGGAGGACGAGTACCTCCAGCGCAAGCTGGCCGACGGCCCCGCGCCCGAGGAGCCGGCGTCCAAGTGGCGCGACCACATCGGGGTGCACCAGCAGCAGGACGGCCGCTTCTACGTGGGCTTCGCCCCGCGCGTCGGCCGGGTCGACGGCACCACCCTCACCAAGATCGCCGAACTGGCCGCCGCGCACGGCTCGGACCGGCTGCGTACCACCGTCGAGCAGAAGATGCTCATCCTCGATGTGACGCAGGACCAGGTCGACTCGCTGGTCGCCGGGCTGGAGGCGCTGGACTTCCAGGTCACCCCCTCACCGTTCCGGCGCGGCACGATGGCCTGCACCGGCATCGAGTTCTGCAAGCTCGCGATCGTCGAGACCAAGGGCCGCGGCGCCTCGCTGATCGACGAGCTGGAGCGGCGGATGCCGGACTTCCAGGAGCCGGTCACCATCAACCTCAACGGCTGCCCGAACGCCTGCGCCCGTATCCAGGTCGCGGACATCGGTCTCAAGGGCCAGCTGGTCCTGGACGACGAGGGCAACCAGGTCGAGGGCTACCAGGTGCACCTGGGCGGCGCGCTGGGCCTGGAGGCCGGCTTCGGCCGCAAGGTCCGCGGCCTGAAGGTCACCGCCGATGAACTCCCCGACTACGTCGAGCGGGTGCTGCGCAACTTCGAGGCACAGCGCGAGGAGGGCGAGCGGTTCGCCACCTGGGCGGCCCGGGCGGAAGAGGGTGCCCTCAAGTGA
- a CDS encoding putative leader peptide → MSRAGIALVSRRHVDLGRMSSAICRAG, encoded by the coding sequence ATGTCTCGAGCTGGAATTGCCTTGGTGAGTCGGCGGCACGTCGACCTCGGCCGCATGTCCAGCGCCATTTGTCGGGCGGGCTGA